The proteins below are encoded in one region of Ricinus communis isolate WT05 ecotype wild-type chromosome 6, ASM1957865v1, whole genome shotgun sequence:
- the LOC8263595 gene encoding bark storage protein A, whose translation MAEKQVIPCFLILVLFSLVTMHVSAFPSNRIKSLSIIREVNRQGPYLGLITVYPPEENSFFATGAFKPYGKHPFVDLSGRRFRIGKIREKKVIYVRCGVGMVNAAAATQQMVDMFDVKGIVHFGIAGNVNNSMSIGDVTIPKEFAHTGIWDWLNPDETLPSNDIAQLEFGNYNVPEKDGMNLLGHIGYNYEQFYYESGKPNSATPLFWAQTSQAWLQVAAGLEGMELEKCVNSSSCLPQKPKLVVGLKGSTANIFVDNAAYRDFLYQTFAVSSVAMESASVVMTSLSNGVPVIVIRGLSDLAGGQKGQNAIQNFGPLAALNAAKAVVQFIIKLPADNSGY comes from the exons ATGGCTGAAAAGCAAGTCATACCATGTTTTCTGATACTGGTTTTGTTTTCCTTAGTAACTATGCATGTATCAGCTTTTCCATCTAACAGGATAAAATCTTTGAGTATCATCAGAGAAGTGAACAGACAAGGGCCTTACTTAGGTCTTATAACAGTTTATCCACCTGAAGAAAATAGCTTTTTCGCAACTGGGGCTTTCAAGCCATATGGCAAACACCCTTTCGTAGATCTATCAG GACGACGATTCCGGATAGGAAAGATCCGGGAGAAGAAAGTTATCTATGTCAGATGCGGGGTTGGAATG GTAAATGCAGCTGCAGCAACACAACAAATGGTGGATATGTTTGATGTGAAAGGAATAGTTCATTTCGGCATTGCTGGGAATGTAAACAACTCCATGTCTATTGGGGATGTTACCATTCCCAAGGAATTTGCTCATACTGGAATTTGGGATTGGCTG AATCCTGATGAAACATTGCCCTCCAATGATATTGCTCAATTGGAATTCGGAAACTACAATGTACCAGAAAAAGATGGAATGAATCTATTAGGACATATTGGTTATAATTATGAGCAATTCTATTATGAGTCAGGTAAGCCGAATTCTGCCACACCACTGTTTTGGGCACAAACAAGTCAGGCATGGCTTCAGGTTGCTGCTGGTTTGGAG GGTATGGAACTGGAAAAGTGTGTAAATTCAAGTTCATGTCTTCCTCAAAAGCCTAAGCTAGTTGTTGGGCTTAAGGGCTCCACCGCCAACATTTTTGTGGACAATGCAGCTTATAGAGATTTCCTTTACCAAACTTTTGCAGTTTCATCAGTAGCTATGGAGAGTGCTTCTGTTGTCATG ACAAGCTTGTCAAATGGGGTTCCTGTGATTGTCATCAGAGGCCTATCAGACTTAGCTGGAGGTCAGAAGGGGCAGAATGCAATTCAGAATTTTGGGCCACTTGCTGCTCTCAATGCTGCTAAAGCTGTAGTGCAATTTATTATCAAGCTACCAGCAGATAATTCAGGATACTAG
- the LOC8263596 gene encoding 3-phosphoinositide-dependent protein kinase 2 isoform X2 codes for MLAMEKDFDSKLRIQSSNNSSSSSSISSNHNNNNNNNIGNVQRSKSFAFRAPQENFSIQDFELGKIYGVGSYSKVVRAKKKDTGMVYALKIMDKKFITKENKTAYVKLERIVLDQLDHPGIVRLFFTFQDSFSLYMALESCEGGELFDQITRKGRLSEDEARFYAAEVVDALEYIHGMGLIHRDIKPENLLLTADGHIKVADFGSVKPMQDSRITVLPNAASDDKACTFVGTAAYVPPEVLNSSPATFGNDLWALGCTLYQMLSGTSPFKDASEWLIFQRIIARDIRFPNYFSEEARDIIDRLLDIDPSRRPGAGPEGYAALKIHPFFKGINWKNLREETPPKLALEAMSGDGELDPDATWNPTHIGDGSARQNDGTGGPSSTAEASGSITRLASIDSFDSKWQQFLDPGESVLMISMVKKLQKLTSKKVQLILTNKPKLIYVDPSKLLVKGNIIWSDNSNDLSVQVSSPSHFKIFTPKKVMSFEDAKQRAWQWKKAIESLQNQ; via the exons atgttGGCAATGGAGAAAGATTTTGACTCGAAGCTTAGGATTCAGAGCAGCAATAATTCTTCATcctcttcttctatttcttctaATCacaataacaacaacaacaacaacattGGGAATGTGCAGAGATCTAAAAGCTTTGCATTCAGGGCTCCTCAGGAGAATTTCAGTATTCAAGATTTTGAGCTTGGCAAGATCTATGGTGTTGGTTCTTATTCAAAG GTGGTGAGAGCAAAGAAGAAGGATACTGGAATGGTATATGCATTGAAGATCATGGACAAAAAATTCATcaccaaagaaaataaaacagcTTATGTCAAGTTGGAACGAATTGTTCTTGATCAATTGGATCATCCTGGAATTGTGCGGCTATTTTTTACTTTCCAAGATTCTTTTTCCTTGT ACATGGCACTTGAATCCTGTGAAGGTGGAGAACTTTTTGACCAAATAACCAGA AAAGGTCGTTTATCAGAGGATGAAGCTCGCTTCTATGCTGCGGAAGTAGTGGATGCTCTTGAATACATACATGGCATGGGATTAATACATCGAGATATCAAG CCAGAGAACTTGCTGCTTACAGCAGATGGACATATTAAAGTTGCTGATTTTGGGAGTGTGAAGCCAATGCAGGATAGCCGCATCACTGTCCTTCCCAATGCAGCCTCAG ATGACAAGGCTTGCACATTTGTGGGCACAGCTGCATATGTCCCTCCAGAAGTCCTCAACTCTTCTCCTGCAACATTTGG AAATGATCTCTGGGCACTTGGCTGCACTTTATACCAGATGCTTTCAGGAACTTCTCCTTTCAAGGATGCAAGTGAATGGcttatttttcaaagaattatAGCCCGGGATATTAGATTTCCTAACTATTTTTCAGAAGAAGCTCGAGACATCATTGATCGGTTGTTG GATATAGATCCCAGCAGAAGACCAGGTGCTGGACCTGAGGGGTATGCTGCACTGAAAATTCACCCATTCTTTAAGGGAATTAACTGGAAGAATTTAAGAGAGGAAACACCTCCAAAACTTGCTTTGGAGGCAATG TCTGGTGACGGTGAGCTTGATCCTGATGCTACATGGAATCCCACACATATTGGGGATGGTTCAGCAAGACAGAATGATGGAACTGGGGGACCTTCGTCGACTGCTGAAGCATCTGGTTCTATTACTAGACTTGCTTCCATTGATTCTTTCGATTCCAAATG GCAACAATTTTTGGATCCAGGAGAATCTGTTTTAATGATCTCAATGGtgaaaaaattgcaaaaactAACAAGCAAAAAGGTGCAGCTCATTCTCACTAACAAGCCAAAATTGATTTACGTGGACCCATCAAAGTTATTGGTAAAGGGAAATATAATTTGGTCTGACAATTCCAATGATCTCAGTGTCCAGGTTTCAAGTCCTTCGCATTTCAAGATTTTTACG CCAAAGAAGGTAATGTCATTTGAGGATGCAAAGCAAAGGGCATGGCAGTGGAAAAAGGCGATCGAGAGTCTTCAGAACCAGTGA
- the LOC8263596 gene encoding 3-phosphoinositide-dependent protein kinase 2 isoform X1 encodes MLAMEKDFDSKLRIQSSNNSSSSSSISSNHNNNNNNNIGNVQRSKSFAFRAPQENFSIQDFELGKIYGVGSYSKVVRAKKKDTGMVYALKIMDKKFITKENKTAYVKLERIVLDQLDHPGIVRLFFTFQDSFSLYMALESCEGGELFDQITRKGRLSEDEARFYAAEVVDALEYIHGMGLIHRDIKPENLLLTADGHIKVADFGSVKPMQDSRITVLPNAASDDKACTFVGTAAYVPPEVLNSSPATFGNDLWALGCTLYQMLSGTSPFKDASEWLIFQRIIARDIRFPNYFSEEARDIIDRLLDIDPSRRPGAGPEGYAALKIHPFFKGINWKNLREETPPKLALEAMTQSGDGELDPDATWNPTHIGDGSARQNDGTGGPSSTAEASGSITRLASIDSFDSKWQQFLDPGESVLMISMVKKLQKLTSKKVQLILTNKPKLIYVDPSKLLVKGNIIWSDNSNDLSVQVSSPSHFKIFTPKKVMSFEDAKQRAWQWKKAIESLQNQ; translated from the exons atgttGGCAATGGAGAAAGATTTTGACTCGAAGCTTAGGATTCAGAGCAGCAATAATTCTTCATcctcttcttctatttcttctaATCacaataacaacaacaacaacaacattGGGAATGTGCAGAGATCTAAAAGCTTTGCATTCAGGGCTCCTCAGGAGAATTTCAGTATTCAAGATTTTGAGCTTGGCAAGATCTATGGTGTTGGTTCTTATTCAAAG GTGGTGAGAGCAAAGAAGAAGGATACTGGAATGGTATATGCATTGAAGATCATGGACAAAAAATTCATcaccaaagaaaataaaacagcTTATGTCAAGTTGGAACGAATTGTTCTTGATCAATTGGATCATCCTGGAATTGTGCGGCTATTTTTTACTTTCCAAGATTCTTTTTCCTTGT ACATGGCACTTGAATCCTGTGAAGGTGGAGAACTTTTTGACCAAATAACCAGA AAAGGTCGTTTATCAGAGGATGAAGCTCGCTTCTATGCTGCGGAAGTAGTGGATGCTCTTGAATACATACATGGCATGGGATTAATACATCGAGATATCAAG CCAGAGAACTTGCTGCTTACAGCAGATGGACATATTAAAGTTGCTGATTTTGGGAGTGTGAAGCCAATGCAGGATAGCCGCATCACTGTCCTTCCCAATGCAGCCTCAG ATGACAAGGCTTGCACATTTGTGGGCACAGCTGCATATGTCCCTCCAGAAGTCCTCAACTCTTCTCCTGCAACATTTGG AAATGATCTCTGGGCACTTGGCTGCACTTTATACCAGATGCTTTCAGGAACTTCTCCTTTCAAGGATGCAAGTGAATGGcttatttttcaaagaattatAGCCCGGGATATTAGATTTCCTAACTATTTTTCAGAAGAAGCTCGAGACATCATTGATCGGTTGTTG GATATAGATCCCAGCAGAAGACCAGGTGCTGGACCTGAGGGGTATGCTGCACTGAAAATTCACCCATTCTTTAAGGGAATTAACTGGAAGAATTTAAGAGAGGAAACACCTCCAAAACTTGCTTTGGAGGCAATG aCTCAGTCTGGTGACGGTGAGCTTGATCCTGATGCTACATGGAATCCCACACATATTGGGGATGGTTCAGCAAGACAGAATGATGGAACTGGGGGACCTTCGTCGACTGCTGAAGCATCTGGTTCTATTACTAGACTTGCTTCCATTGATTCTTTCGATTCCAAATG GCAACAATTTTTGGATCCAGGAGAATCTGTTTTAATGATCTCAATGGtgaaaaaattgcaaaaactAACAAGCAAAAAGGTGCAGCTCATTCTCACTAACAAGCCAAAATTGATTTACGTGGACCCATCAAAGTTATTGGTAAAGGGAAATATAATTTGGTCTGACAATTCCAATGATCTCAGTGTCCAGGTTTCAAGTCCTTCGCATTTCAAGATTTTTACG CCAAAGAAGGTAATGTCATTTGAGGATGCAAAGCAAAGGGCATGGCAGTGGAAAAAGGCGATCGAGAGTCTTCAGAACCAGTGA
- the LOC8263596 gene encoding 3-phosphoinositide-dependent protein kinase 2 isoform X3 yields MLAMEKDFDSKLRIQSSNNSSSSSSISSNHNNNNNNNIGNVQRSKSFAFRAPQENFSIQDFELGKIYGVGSYSKVVRAKKKDTGMVYALKIMDKKFITKENKTAYVKLERIVLDQLDHPGIVRLFFTFQDSFSLYMALESCEGGELFDQITRKGRLSEDEARFYAAEVVDALEYIHGMGLIHRDIKPENLLLTADGHIKVADFGSVKPMQDSRITVLPNAASDDKACTFVGTAAYVPPEVLNSSPATFGNDLWALGCTLYQMLSGTSPFKDASEWLIFQRIIARDIRFPNYFSEEARDIIDRLLDIDPSRRPGAGPEGYAALKIHPFFKGINWKNLREETPPKLALEAMTQSGDGELDPDATWNPTHIGDGSARQNDGTGGPSSTAEASGSITRLASIDSFDSKWQQFLDPGESVLMISMVKKLQKLTSKKCPGFKSFAFQDFYAKEGNVI; encoded by the exons atgttGGCAATGGAGAAAGATTTTGACTCGAAGCTTAGGATTCAGAGCAGCAATAATTCTTCATcctcttcttctatttcttctaATCacaataacaacaacaacaacaacattGGGAATGTGCAGAGATCTAAAAGCTTTGCATTCAGGGCTCCTCAGGAGAATTTCAGTATTCAAGATTTTGAGCTTGGCAAGATCTATGGTGTTGGTTCTTATTCAAAG GTGGTGAGAGCAAAGAAGAAGGATACTGGAATGGTATATGCATTGAAGATCATGGACAAAAAATTCATcaccaaagaaaataaaacagcTTATGTCAAGTTGGAACGAATTGTTCTTGATCAATTGGATCATCCTGGAATTGTGCGGCTATTTTTTACTTTCCAAGATTCTTTTTCCTTGT ACATGGCACTTGAATCCTGTGAAGGTGGAGAACTTTTTGACCAAATAACCAGA AAAGGTCGTTTATCAGAGGATGAAGCTCGCTTCTATGCTGCGGAAGTAGTGGATGCTCTTGAATACATACATGGCATGGGATTAATACATCGAGATATCAAG CCAGAGAACTTGCTGCTTACAGCAGATGGACATATTAAAGTTGCTGATTTTGGGAGTGTGAAGCCAATGCAGGATAGCCGCATCACTGTCCTTCCCAATGCAGCCTCAG ATGACAAGGCTTGCACATTTGTGGGCACAGCTGCATATGTCCCTCCAGAAGTCCTCAACTCTTCTCCTGCAACATTTGG AAATGATCTCTGGGCACTTGGCTGCACTTTATACCAGATGCTTTCAGGAACTTCTCCTTTCAAGGATGCAAGTGAATGGcttatttttcaaagaattatAGCCCGGGATATTAGATTTCCTAACTATTTTTCAGAAGAAGCTCGAGACATCATTGATCGGTTGTTG GATATAGATCCCAGCAGAAGACCAGGTGCTGGACCTGAGGGGTATGCTGCACTGAAAATTCACCCATTCTTTAAGGGAATTAACTGGAAGAATTTAAGAGAGGAAACACCTCCAAAACTTGCTTTGGAGGCAATG aCTCAGTCTGGTGACGGTGAGCTTGATCCTGATGCTACATGGAATCCCACACATATTGGGGATGGTTCAGCAAGACAGAATGATGGAACTGGGGGACCTTCGTCGACTGCTGAAGCATCTGGTTCTATTACTAGACTTGCTTCCATTGATTCTTTCGATTCCAAATG GCAACAATTTTTGGATCCAGGAGAATCTGTTTTAATGATCTCAATGGtgaaaaaattgcaaaaactAACAAGCAAAAAG TGTCCAGGTTTCAAGTCCTTCGCATTTCAAGATTTTTACG CCAAAGAAGGTAATGTCATTTGA
- the LOC8263596 gene encoding 3-phosphoinositide-dependent protein kinase 1 isoform X4: protein MLAMEKDFDSKLRIQSSNNSSSSSSISSNHNNNNNNNIGNVQRSKSFAFRAPQENFSIQDFELGKIYGVGSYSKVVRAKKKDTGMVYALKIMDKKFITKENKTAYVKLERIVLDQLDHPGIVRLFFTFQDSFSLYMALESCEGGELFDQITRKGRLSEDEARFYAAEVVDALEYIHGMGLIHRDIKPENLLLTADGHIKVADFGSVKPMQDSRITVLPNAASDDKACTFVGTAAYVPPEVLNSSPATFGNDLWALGCTLYQMLSGTSPFKDASEWLIFQRIIARDIRFPNYFSEEARDIIDRLLVQGCSFYGENYV from the exons atgttGGCAATGGAGAAAGATTTTGACTCGAAGCTTAGGATTCAGAGCAGCAATAATTCTTCATcctcttcttctatttcttctaATCacaataacaacaacaacaacaacattGGGAATGTGCAGAGATCTAAAAGCTTTGCATTCAGGGCTCCTCAGGAGAATTTCAGTATTCAAGATTTTGAGCTTGGCAAGATCTATGGTGTTGGTTCTTATTCAAAG GTGGTGAGAGCAAAGAAGAAGGATACTGGAATGGTATATGCATTGAAGATCATGGACAAAAAATTCATcaccaaagaaaataaaacagcTTATGTCAAGTTGGAACGAATTGTTCTTGATCAATTGGATCATCCTGGAATTGTGCGGCTATTTTTTACTTTCCAAGATTCTTTTTCCTTGT ACATGGCACTTGAATCCTGTGAAGGTGGAGAACTTTTTGACCAAATAACCAGA AAAGGTCGTTTATCAGAGGATGAAGCTCGCTTCTATGCTGCGGAAGTAGTGGATGCTCTTGAATACATACATGGCATGGGATTAATACATCGAGATATCAAG CCAGAGAACTTGCTGCTTACAGCAGATGGACATATTAAAGTTGCTGATTTTGGGAGTGTGAAGCCAATGCAGGATAGCCGCATCACTGTCCTTCCCAATGCAGCCTCAG ATGACAAGGCTTGCACATTTGTGGGCACAGCTGCATATGTCCCTCCAGAAGTCCTCAACTCTTCTCCTGCAACATTTGG AAATGATCTCTGGGCACTTGGCTGCACTTTATACCAGATGCTTTCAGGAACTTCTCCTTTCAAGGATGCAAGTGAATGGcttatttttcaaagaattatAGCCCGGGATATTAGATTTCCTAACTATTTTTCAGAAGAAGCTCGAGACATCATTGATCGGTTGTTG GTACAAGGATGCAGTTTTTACGGTGAAAATTATGTGTAA